CACTCCTTTATTTTAGGTTTGCAAGATGAGCAGGTTGAGAACCTTAAACTGCAATTAGGTATTGCAATCCAGGGCCAGCAAGTTCCAAGACCTATTATAGAGTTTGAACACTGTGGTTTTCCTGAAACTTTAAACAGCAATTTAAAGAATTCTGGTTACGAAGTCCCAACTCCCATCCAAATGCAAATGATCCCTGTTGGTCTATTAGGGAGGGATATTGTGGCTAGTGCAGACACAGGCTCAGGAAAAACGGCAGCCTTCCTACTCCCTGTTATTATGAAGGTTTTAAAAGAGGTAATAAAACTGCATGTATTTAGATAAAGTGGTTTGCAACTTTGTCTCCAGGATTCTCAGTGTAGTTGAGAATGtaattgcagtattttttttaatggaaaatcgtttatttattttacttttgactGATGAGCATTGGTTCTTGGGGGGGGCGGAGTGGTctgttgattatttttaatgactttgaatgttttttcaCCTTAGTCAGGAGCTAAATCATCTCCATTAGTATTACTTAGTATATGGTTTCTGCTGCTAACTAATTGAATCTGTATTTGGTAACTACATTTTGAGGTAGACTTCCTAAATgacttaaaatagaaaatgcaaataactCCAGGTACTCTGCAAGTAGTTGTTGGTAGATTTTAACGTATCAGGTGACTAAAAAGGATTTTTGACATTTATATGATTCCTCAGAGTAATTTGTGTTGAAATAGTTTTAGCTGACCATCAAATAACTACAGTAATTTAGGGTAATATAATTCCCCAAATCGTCTGGTTTTACGAAGAGGGGAGAAAGCAGTTAAGAAAACCTTTGCTTCAGAAGAATGTGAATTTATGATGAGAAATAATAGCAAATAGTATACCTTGTATATTAGTTCACTGTTGCTTTAGTGGCTTTATTCAAAAAGTGATGAATTagaatatatatgaaaattCTATACCTTATTCTAAAAGATGTTTTGGACTGTTTAGACGTctaagtcatttaaaaatatgtatatacatatataaaattcaATAAATTTAAAGTAACTCTTCATCTTCAAAGTACTATATCATTAGGGATTATACAGAAGCATTTATCAACAGGAGTATTATACTCCAGTATCTCTTCTGTCTGATTACCATTAACATTTGCATGACAGTTATATTCTTATAATGGCGTGCACAAAATTGGATTCTGTATGATCAGTATTTTACTACAAGATCTCTTTAATTCTCCCAATTCAGGATACACGTTGATGTCCTTGGcaagaaaagattttgtttgtttaaaataattttcattttgatgtaaCAGAGAGATGAGGCATTAAGAACATAATGGTAATCTGGTTATGAGATAATATCAGACAGTTCCTGTCTTTTCTTCATCTACTTAGAAACCTTTTTTGTGTGGTGGTTAGTTTTCGGTTATTTCCAACTAGGCAGCAGTGTTCAATTTAACCAAGTTCTTCTGGATGCAAGTATTTAACTATGTAGTTTCTCTGATAATGCAGCAAGAAGGAATAACCTGCTTCTGTTGGTCATTTGTAGATATTCCAGTTGtagaacagaaagaaacaaataatgaCCCAGAAAAATACTGTTCCTATAATATCAAGGCTTGTAGAAACTTTTTTGTAGTCTCTCCAGATTCAGCTAACATCCTGTATTTTGAGTTCATGTggaatttattctgaatttctgttgtAAATTCAGCGCAGCaactaaaatacaaaactaaacaaaaaaaaaccaaataaatcaaaaaaaaaaaaacaacaaaggtttctttgtttctgggCCTTTTTTATTGTCAGGAAGCTATTCTAACAGTGCActtaagcattattttttgctttcagaagttGAGTATTTGAGGGGTAGACTTCCTtggtatgtattttttcaggtaTAATCCCTTTCTGTATTCTGTCTTCAGGTCACACAGAAAGGATATTAGCAATCTAATTGTATCTGCAGTAGCTGCACTATATATTTCGTATTTTAGTTTTCTGAGATGTAATCTTGAAAGCTTTTAACCTAAGATTTAAAGCAATTCTGAGTTCAACACATTTCCTACCTCCCCCTCTTTTCTAGGCAGAAACTCCATCTGCCCTTATTTTGGCACCGACACGAGAATTAGCAATTCAGATAGAGAGACAAGCTAAAGAACTGATGGCTGGTTTACCAAACATGAGGACAGTTCTCCTGGTAGGAGGTTTACCACTGCCACCGCAGCTTCATCGTCTCAAGCAAAGCGTGAAGGTAAGGACTACGGTGGGGAAAGGTCCTTTGGAGAGTTGTGTTTCCATgatacagcaaagaaaaatgttactgttgACATATGTACAAAGATGCCGAGTTTTTCCTACGTAAGTGTAAACTGCCACAACAATTGTTAGgtattcaaatttttaaaataatacttctttacattttacattaaacATACAGTAGctctttcagttttgaaaaagatttGTGCATAAGATTCCACTTTCAAGGATGGAAGCATGCAATTTTATTAGTCAAAGAGTTGTAgtttacagcaaaaaaaatagttctttttaaTGCAGGTTACATTGCTGGTATTTAGACATTACCATTAGAGTACTAAAAATCCGTTTCCTTTTAAGTCTTCATAATTCATGAAGGTATCTATAAAAATTTCCAGAGTTACTTGAACATAAGTAATTTCACCAATTAATGCCCTTCTCACCTCAGTGCTGTAACTTTATAGTTTTTCTAGGACAATCATCTCTCCTTTAAGGGAATTTTTAACTCCtgttattgtcttttttttttttaaggttataATAGCAACACCTGGAAGACTTCTAgagattttaaagcaaaattctgtTCAACTTCATGGCATAAAAATCGTCGTAGTGGATGAAGTAAGTTTTTAGTTATTAGGGCTGTATTGCCTATGCAGGGGTCCGTGAAGAGTCACTGTGGCTGCCTAGTCAAAATGATTAAACGTAAAGAATGCTTGCTATAaagataaaatgcatttcttatgAGACGATTTCATTTTACCAATTTTACATGTGTTTGAACAATGCATATTGTGTTGGCTACAAAGGACTTGCATACCTGACAGGATAATGCTGCTAGACCATTGTGAaccagttatttttaattttcccatgGTAGCTTTTCTTCTAACTCAAAGTACTCCGCATTTGGATTATTACATGCTGATCATACACATTATGGTTCCTCTGCGAATTTGAGCTCAGGATTTTGCTCTTTATTAAGGAGTCTGGTACAGATCTAATATTTTTCACTCAGGTGGATACCATGTTAAAAATGGGTTTCCAGCAGCAAGTGCTGGATATTTTGGAAGACATCTCTCACGATCATCAAACCATACTGGTGTCAGCCACAATTCCAGTGGGTATTGAACACCTAGCAAATCAGCTTCTGCATGATTTTGTAAGAATAACAGTTGGAGAAAAGAATCGACCATGTTCCAATGTTCGCCAGATTATTTTGTGGGTAGAAGAACCatctaaaaagaagaaactgtttGAAATTCTAAACGTAAgtgtaatatttttctcatatgACAACTTACAAAAGTGCTTGTGTGTCTTTACAAAGCTCTGTTAGGTTCTCATCTTTAATTCTGATTGGTATGTAGTGAGGAGGTGGAATGATGTTGAACATGTAACTGCACTATTTCAGTAGTGCTGCAATGCAAGAACTTCAGTGGCAATTTCAGGAATTACTCCAGCCCTGTCACACCTCCTTTTCTGCAGCAAACCGAgttaaaaaagacaattttgatACTTTTGTGATTCACAGAATGGCACCTCAAAGATTTGCACTGGTTATCTGTGAATAGAGGAGGAACAGGATTTTCTTAAACTGTCATAGCTGCTTTATGGCATAGGAGTGGTTTGGCATTTTAAAgatcatagaaaaaaaaataaaacagtgaaaatttttttttttttttttttcttgaatcttCTTTGTATGGACCTTAATTTcacatgaatattttatgaGTACTTTGGGGAGGGTGGATTCTTGGCTGAGGTTatgcaagaaataaataagaatttttaacTGAACCGCAGAACTTAAAGGAAGTCAGCACTATTatatagcattaaaaaaaaaaaaagagaaggcttcagACTTCTAAAAAGTGTATACATTGAGAGAGATTTGGGTTCTGACTTTACAAATAATTATATGATGTACAAATTTGTATAGTTTCACggctggcatttttttccttcttatctaGAATGTAAGAATACTTATTCATCTAAAAGTGTTGTTACTATTAGAGGTAATTAGTAGAGATTGAATCCAAGTTTCTGATGACGAGCAGCAAATTGTTGCAGTACCTTCTTttataaactgttttattttacaggatAAGAAACTCTTCAAACCTCCAGTGTTGGTATTTGTGGACTGCAAATTAGGAGCAGATCTGTTGAGTGATGCTGTTCATAAGATAACAGGACTACAGTGTACATCTATGCATTCTGAAAAGTCTCAGGTGGAAAGAACAGCCATATTACAGGTTTGTGTTTCATAAAGTACAGTGGTTTTGGTAGATTTAAAATGGCCAATGTTGTTTTAAAGGTGGCATAATTTGAACAAGTTAAGTCATAatttactgcttttctgcagtaaaaCCTGGATtgctgctgggggagaaggggaagatgGATGGCACCAGGCAAAATTACAGATGAGACCATTTTAAATGTAGATATATACTGGACACTACTATTTCCTGGGTTATTAGCTTTGAAACAGGAATTTGAAGATGCATTTAACCTTAattgatgtttttttattagtattgtGGTTTTGATCTCCCTCTAGCTATTTATAAATGATACTCCTGTGTAAATCAAGAATACAAgggggacattttttttttctgtaatggaaTAAAATCATTGGTCGTCATTACTTCCAATATACAGATTTGTACATTCTCATCACCAATATCCCCTGTGCCTTAACAGTTACATAGGTACTGTCTTCCTTTTCCACGGGCCTCTCTCAGTTCCCAAAATGTCTGTAAGAACCAGCAGTGACTTAGGCCCCATCTGTTAAAGTGGTCACTCAGGACAGGAGAAGCAGCTTGGATTGCTGTATTCACTCAAATCCTTGTGAGGTTAGCTCTTTGTTGCTTTTGCATTGTCTTCTACACCATACAACTTAGAACACAGTTTAGTTTCACCCGTCTCCTTGAGGCACACGCTGCATATCCCCATCTTTCTACATCAGCCACCAAGTGTGcccaggtccttgagcaaagCCAATCCCGCAAATAGGTTTGCCTTTTCCTAAAGGAGGAGCGACCCACAATGCCTTCTCCCACTACTTCCCTGTGTTTACTGCAGGGAATTTCTCTTCCAACTGTATATAAGAGCTTGGTTTTATACCACAACTGTATGAGTAACTATAGCCTATGCTTGGATGTGTttgaaatacagataaaaaatggtaatttctgtttttcttcccttgccaGGGATTGcttcaagaaaaatatgaagtaatAGTAAGTACTGGAGTCCTTGGACGAGGGCTTGACCTAGTCAATGTCAAATTGGTAGTAAATTTTGACATGCCTTCAAGTATGGATGAATATGTAcatcaggtaaaaaaaaatattgcattagTTTTTTGTGAAAGCATTATTTGAAAAGTATCCTGAAATATGACATTCACCTATGGAAATTTAAATTGagatgcaaacattttttatattcagAAGATTGTCTTTATAGGAAAGTGGCCTGACTGTCTTATATGTCTTTTATATAAGTTACTAAAATTTTTGAACTCTGTTCTTGCATTTCCTATATGTTACCAACAGCTAGAACATTGTTCTTAGATTACTTACAATTGTTTGCAACATTATTCTTCCCACTTTGTACTCTCTTTTGTAATTGTATACATATGTAGAAAGTACATAGTAGAAAGAGGTATGAAGGAAATCCATTTGATATTGATAACTTAAACtgagtttttgctttttcaggttggaagagcagggaggctgggtCACAGTGGAACTGCAATAACTTTTATCaataacaacagcaagaaaCTCTTCTGGGATGTTGTGAAGAGAGTAAAACCAACAGGCACCATTCTTCCCCCACAGCTGCTTAATTCCCCATATCTTCATGACCAGAAGAGGAGGGAACAACAGAGACTTAAACAGTTACAGAATAGTCTTGTAACAGGAGATAATATTATGGACATCATTAGgaaacatgacaaaaataattctcagaGGTAACAAGCACATAagtatatttataattatattggaagtgtgaaaaaaataaacactgaattaTGATGTCTTGTGTattgcctttttaaaaggaatttacATGTTTTTAAGGAGTCTAATTTTTGTatcatctttattttgaaatataaaatactgtgGGTTGTAATAGAATTAGTGCCTAATTAAACTATTTTGtgtaagccttttttttttttcaaaaccagtaGTCTTTTGTCTTAAAGCATAAATGGAGAAGATACTCTTCATCTTGTTCTAATGTTTCTAAATAATCACTTCAGACTTCATAAGAAACATTCTCCTGGTAATTTTTATGTCATTATACTAAGTTAAGATCTTTGTAAAGGACACCTTTTGCgcaaaaggaatggaaaaaaggTGGCAGATGAGTCTCTGAAAACAAGCCCTGAAGCTCTTTCTTTTAGTTTACATAAAAGCTTCTGCTGAGAGCATCACTTCCTAATCCTCAGGATGGTCATTGGAGGTCTGTTATGAATGTATATACAGGTTTTGTTTGTAAACAGTAATgaacttttcaaaaagaaaattgtttcacCTTTATTGCCTACAAACCATTCCTGTTCAAGCACTTCTGCAATAGTAGAAATACTTGGTTGTTAGTATGACTTCATTGTAGAGAAATAGGGTAAACTACTTAAGTaagaaattagttttttttttttctattttttttcatgaaaggTGGTAGTTAATATATAACTGATCGCATTTACTTATTTGCTACTCATTTAAGGGTAACTCTTGGTAGTCCCTGGCACcagctgctcttttttcttcaggaaaacagaataatatTCTATCAAGGTAACATTACTTATAGTGTtactactttattttatttatttttttcttttagactgAGGcttag
This portion of the Oxyura jamaicensis isolate SHBP4307 breed ruddy duck chromosome 8, BPBGC_Ojam_1.0, whole genome shotgun sequence genome encodes:
- the DDX59 gene encoding probable ATP-dependent RNA helicase DDX59 isoform X1, whose amino-acid sequence is MFLPRSVTVKRSADEDKSCAAKKNKLSSGGSLLEENAELQDCKSFTTETSASRCDMKEAVQECTEPVAIPSNLGLGNTSLGKDNQNTNEDSSLEEPIKSFSKSQRWAEPGEPVCVVCGRYGEYICDKTDEDICSLECKAKHLLQIQEKEKKLKSDQPTKAESQAEIDLLNTPYFYKDHSFILGLQDEQVENLKLQLGIAIQGQQVPRPIIEFEHCGFPETLNSNLKNSGYEVPTPIQMQMIPVGLLGRDIVASADTGSGKTAAFLLPVIMKVLKEAETPSALILAPTRELAIQIERQAKELMAGLPNMRTVLLVGGLPLPPQLHRLKQSVKVIIATPGRLLEILKQNSVQLHGIKIVVVDEVDTMLKMGFQQQVLDILEDISHDHQTILVSATIPVGIEHLANQLLHDFVRITVGEKNRPCSNVRQIILWVEEPSKKKKLFEILNDKKLFKPPVLVFVDCKLGADLLSDAVHKITGLQCTSMHSEKSQVERTAILQGLLQEKYEVIVSTGVLGRGLDLVNVKLVVNFDMPSSMDEYVHQVGRAGRLGHSGTAITFINNNSKKLFWDVVKRVKPTGTILPPQLLNSPYLHDQKRREQQRLKQLQNSLVTGDNIMDIIRKHDKNNSQR
- the DDX59 gene encoding probable ATP-dependent RNA helicase DDX59 isoform X2 — translated: MFLPRSVTVKRSADEDKSCAAKKNKLSSGGSLLEENAELQDCKSFTTETSASRCDMKEAVQECTEPVAIPSNLGLGNTSLGKDNQNTNEDSSLEEPIKSFSKSQRWAEPGEPVCVVCGRYGEYICDKTDEDICSLECKAKHLLQIQEKEKKLKSDQPTKAESQAEIDLLNTPYFYKDHSFILGLQDEQVENLKLQLGIAIQGQQVPRPIIEFEHCGFPETLNSNLKNSGYEVPTPIQMQMIPVGLLGRDIVASADTGSGKTAAFLLPVIMKVLKEAETPSALILAPTRELAIQIERQAKELMAGLPNMRTVLLVGGLPLPPQLHRLKQSVKVIIATPGRLLEILKQNSVQLHGIKIVVVDEDKKLFKPPVLVFVDCKLGADLLSDAVHKITGLQCTSMHSEKSQVERTAILQGLLQEKYEVIVSTGVLGRGLDLVNVKLVVNFDMPSSMDEYVHQVGRAGRLGHSGTAITFINNNSKKLFWDVVKRVKPTGTILPPQLLNSPYLHDQKRREQQRLKQLQNSLVTGDNIMDIIRKHDKNNSQR
- the DDX59 gene encoding probable ATP-dependent RNA helicase DDX59 isoform X3 encodes the protein MFLPRSVTVKRSADEDKSCAAKKNKLSSGGSLLEENAELQDCKSFTTETSASRCDMKEAVQECTEPVAIPSNLGLGNTSLGKDNQNTNEDSSLEEPIKSFSKSQRWAEPGEPVCVVCGRYGEYICDKTDEDICSLECKAKHLLQIQEKEKKLKSDQPTKAESQAEIDLLNTPYFYKDHSFILGLQDEQVENLKLQLGIAIQGQQVPRPIIEFEHCGFPETLNSNLKNSGYEVPTPIQMQMIPVGLLGRDIVASADTGSGKTAAFLLPVIMKVLKEAETPSALILAPTRELAIQIERQAKELMAGLPNMRTVLLVGGLPLPPQLHRLKQSVKVIIATPGRLLEILKQNSVQLHGIKIVVVDEVDTMLKMGFQQQVLDILEDISHDHQTILVSATIPVGIEHLANQLLHDFVRITVGEKNRPCSNVRQIILWVEEPSKKKKLFEILNDKKLFKPPVLVFVDCKLGADLLSDAVHKITGLQCTSMHSEKSQVERTAILQLHRYCLPFPRASLSSQNVCKNQQ